A window of the Chloroflexus sp. Y-396-1 genome harbors these coding sequences:
- a CDS encoding phenylacetate--CoA ligase family protein encodes MRLLAFPSQQQIYDRSPHWLQRILVNAEAVRREWFRRHGDYRRLVATHDPSWYYRSRDEQETWQLTQLNRLLTAVRRRVPFYRDILPDQPLTSLADLSNIPMLHKEQIRQNPLALIAEDLDHRTLWPRKTSGSTGTPLTFYLDREATRNHQAPADAMLAALGCQFGLPRARFSGAYVTPYTRSQPPFWIWIDLYRQLQCSAYHLAPEFYPHYIQALRESRVIYGTGYPTAWHLLATYLRESGDRPPTLRAIITDSEGISLEQQIVVEQAFGCPVVQTYGTGEVGQIAWQCEHRRYHVLSRAAIVEIVDDDGRPVAPGATGQIVVTSFASSGTPFIRYQTGDLATLAPDDCPCGRHSPSWVAIEGRIDDRIKTPDGRWIGRLSHVTKPGIGIKESQIAQVARDRIVIRVVPAADFVPASMTAVIESARRYLGPTMQIEWEIVERLPRTRAGKLRHVVREIEV; translated from the coding sequence ATGCGTCTCTTGGCCTTCCCCTCACAACAGCAAATCTACGATCGCTCACCACACTGGTTGCAGCGAATTCTGGTGAACGCCGAGGCAGTACGGCGTGAGTGGTTCCGTCGCCACGGCGATTATCGGCGGTTGGTAGCTACTCACGATCCATCTTGGTACTATCGCTCGCGAGACGAACAAGAGACCTGGCAACTGACACAGTTGAACCGCTTGCTAACGGCAGTTCGTAGGCGAGTACCATTTTATCGTGACATCCTGCCCGATCAACCGCTGACCAGCCTGGCCGACTTGTCGAACATCCCGATGTTGCACAAAGAGCAGATCCGGCAAAATCCGCTTGCCCTGATTGCCGAAGACCTCGACCACCGCACGCTCTGGCCGCGTAAAACCAGTGGTTCAACCGGTACCCCTTTGACCTTCTACCTCGACCGTGAGGCAACGCGCAATCATCAGGCGCCGGCCGATGCCATGCTAGCTGCATTAGGATGCCAGTTTGGTCTCCCACGAGCCCGCTTTTCTGGAGCGTATGTAACTCCCTATACTCGTTCTCAACCACCGTTTTGGATCTGGATCGATCTCTACCGCCAGTTGCAATGCTCGGCTTATCATCTGGCCCCAGAGTTTTACCCACATTACATACAGGCCTTACGTGAGAGCAGGGTGATCTACGGTACCGGATATCCAACGGCATGGCATTTGCTGGCGACGTACCTGCGAGAGAGTGGAGATCGGCCTCCAACGTTGCGAGCAATTATTACTGACAGCGAGGGAATTAGTCTTGAACAACAGATAGTAGTTGAACAGGCATTCGGTTGTCCGGTTGTACAGACCTACGGTACTGGTGAAGTTGGTCAAATTGCCTGGCAATGTGAACACCGCCGGTATCACGTTCTAAGCCGGGCTGCTATCGTTGAAATCGTCGATGACGATGGTCGTCCGGTTGCACCTGGTGCAACCGGTCAGATCGTCGTCACGAGCTTTGCCAGCTCAGGAACGCCATTTATTCGCTATCAAACAGGTGATCTGGCAACGCTAGCTCCTGATGATTGCCCATGTGGACGGCACAGCCCTTCGTGGGTAGCGATTGAAGGCCGCATCGACGATCGGATCAAGACACCAGATGGACGTTGGATCGGTCGGCTCAGTCATGTAACCAAACCGGGAATAGGAATCAAAGAGAGCCAGATTGCGCAGGTGGCCCGCGACCGTATCGTCATTCGTGTCGTACCGGCAGCCGATTTCGTACCCGCTTCAATGACAGCCGTTATCGAGTCGGCTCGTCGCTATCTCGGCCCAACTATGCAGATCGAGTGGGAAATAGTCGAGCGCCTGCCACGGACACGGGCCGGAAAGTTACGTCACGTGGTGCGCGAGATCGAGGTGTAA
- a CDS encoding glycosyltransferase family 4 protein, producing MHILYLHQYFTTRSGVGGTRSYEFARFFVRQGHQVTIVTAADHQQPWSSGWWRQSTVDGINVIEVRAGYADYHRGTAIGYGQRIIAFILFALVSLLVVLRVKRPDVVFATSTPLTIGIPGMLASRWHRVPLVFEVRDLWPEAPIQMGALRHPLLILAARWLERAIYRYSYHIIALSPGMRQGVIDTGISPTKVSVIPNAADLDLFHPQRDGRHWREQLGDPPFLVLYFGTMGEANDLGQVIEAAHILQQQGRSDILIALAGQGRQRPWLEEQSRCYSLNNVRFIDPLPKTEVADLVAAADVCLTIFKAIPVLATCSPNKLFDTLAAGKPVIVNTPGWLRQLITEHQCGRYARAGDPADLAAQIVFFRDHPTFTQQAGQNARLLAEQCFDRQHLAAEVLRVLDAAATQRSIT from the coding sequence ATGCACATCCTCTATCTGCATCAATACTTCACAACTCGCTCTGGGGTAGGGGGCACACGGTCGTATGAGTTTGCCCGTTTCTTCGTTCGGCAAGGCCATCAGGTGACAATAGTGACAGCGGCTGATCATCAACAGCCGTGGTCAAGCGGATGGTGGCGTCAATCCACTGTTGATGGTATCAACGTCATTGAAGTGCGAGCAGGTTATGCTGATTACCATCGTGGTACGGCGATTGGCTATGGTCAACGTATCATCGCCTTTATCCTCTTTGCCCTGGTCAGCCTGCTCGTTGTGTTGCGTGTCAAGCGACCCGATGTCGTCTTCGCTACCAGCACACCGTTAACGATCGGGATTCCGGGGATGCTGGCCAGTCGCTGGCATCGAGTTCCACTGGTGTTTGAAGTGCGTGATCTATGGCCCGAAGCGCCGATCCAGATGGGAGCACTTCGCCATCCACTGCTTATCCTGGCGGCACGCTGGCTTGAGCGAGCGATTTACCGTTATTCGTACCACATTATTGCCCTCTCGCCCGGTATGCGGCAGGGAGTGATCGATACCGGTATCTCACCAACCAAGGTGAGTGTCATCCCGAATGCAGCCGACCTCGATCTGTTCCATCCACAACGTGACGGTCGACACTGGCGTGAGCAACTCGGTGACCCGCCTTTTCTCGTGCTTTATTTCGGTACGATGGGGGAAGCAAATGATCTGGGCCAGGTGATTGAGGCAGCGCATATCTTGCAGCAGCAAGGACGGAGCGACATCCTGATCGCGCTGGCCGGTCAGGGCCGTCAACGGCCGTGGTTAGAAGAACAGAGTCGGTGCTACAGCTTGAACAACGTGCGGTTTATCGATCCATTACCTAAAACTGAGGTGGCTGATCTAGTCGCTGCGGCAGACGTTTGCCTGACAATCTTTAAAGCGATACCGGTATTGGCGACCTGTTCTCCCAATAAACTATTCGACACCCTGGCTGCCGGAAAGCCGGTTATCGTCAATACTCCTGGCTGGCTTCGCCAACTGATAACCGAACACCAGTGTGGTCGTTATGCAAGAGCTGGCGATCCTGCGGATCTGGCGGCGCAGATCGTCTTCTTCCGCGATCATCCAACGTTCACGCAACAGGCCGGACAGAACGCACGCCTACTGGCCGAGCAGTGCTTTGATCGCCAGCATCTGGCAGCCGAGGTACTACGCGTGCTCGATGCTGCGGCGACACAGCGGTCAATCACTTAA